A window from Lates calcarifer isolate ASB-BC8 unplaced genomic scaffold, TLL_Latcal_v3 _unitig_5674_quiver_906, whole genome shotgun sequence encodes these proteins:
- the LOC108875520 gene encoding interferon-induced protein 44-like, translated as MAIPAAVSAATSEISFTNKYETHTIEREDGDPDGFYPLVLSDIMGLEDGTNKGVCTEDIKLTMMGHVMDKYLFNSTSPLLSGCAGYEKDPSANDICHILVCVISANSAETKPSVLQKMKTVREAARDLGIPQVCILTHIDEACGITESNLKDVYHSKYIKRKMEEMSSSVGFPMNCIFPVKNYNEETKLNDDIDTLILDALRYIINFGDDFIKKL; from the exons ATGGCCATTCCAGCTGCAGTCAGTGCAGCCACCTCTGAAATCAGTTTCACAAACAAA TATGAAACTCACACAATTGAAAGAGAAGATGGCGATCCAGATGGCTTTTACCCTCTGGTACTCAGTGACATTATGGGCCTGGAGGATGGGACCAACAAGGGTGTCTGCACTGAGGACATCAAACTGACCATGATGGGACATGTGATGGATAAATACCTG ttcaaTTCTACATCTCCATTGTTAAGTGGATGTGCGGGCTACGAAAAAGACCCCTCTGCAAATGACATATGTCACATTCTGGTTTGTGTGATCTCTGCCAACTCAGCAGAAACTAAACCATCAGTTCTGCAGAAGATGAAGACCGTCAGAGAGGCAGCCCGAGACCTGG GGATTCCTCAAGTGTGTATCCTCACCCACATTGACGAGGCCTGTGGTATAACTGAGAGCAATCTGAAGGACGTCTACCACAGCAAATACATAAAGAGAAAG ATGGAAGAGATGAGCTCATCAGTTGGATTTCCAATGAACTGCATCTTTCCTGTGAAGAACTACAATGAAGAAACCAAACTAAATGATGACATTGACACTCTGATCCTGGATGCACTGAGATACATTATTAACTTTGGAGATGACTTCATTAAGAAACTGTAA